In Procambarus clarkii isolate CNS0578487 chromosome 5, FALCON_Pclarkii_2.0, whole genome shotgun sequence, the following are encoded in one genomic region:
- the LOC138373623 gene encoding zinc finger protein 540-like: MKTHQCPQCGKVSTSLGSMKTHMLVHSGDKPYECSECGKKFSQYGNMRRHMLVHLGIKSHECPVCEKKFSANENMESHILVHSGDRPHECPECGKRFSQLGNMRRHMLVHSGAKPHECPVCRKRFSDRGNMKSHVLLHSGDRPHECPECGKRFSLLRNMRRHMLVHSGAKPHECPECGKRFSDRGNMKSHILVHSRAKPHECPECGKRFSDSENMKSHILVHSGVKPHECPECGKKFSHRGRMKSHMVVHSGDKPHECSECGKRFSQLGNMRRHMLVHSGAEPHECPVCGKRFSQLVSMKTHMLVHSGAN; the protein is encoded by the coding sequence atgaagactcaccagtgtccgcaGTGTGGGAAGGTATCCACTAGTctaggaagtatgaagactcacatgttagtgcattcaggtgacaaaccttatgagtgttcagagtgtgggaagaaattcagtcagtATGGAAATATGAGGAGGCACATGTTGGTGCATTTAGGTATAaaatctcatgagtgtccagtgtGTGAGAAGAAATTCAGTGCTAATGAAAATATGGAGTCTCACatattagtgcattcaggtgacagacctcacgaatgtccagagtgtgggaagagattcagtcagcttggaaatATGAGGAGGCACATGTTGGTGCATTCAGGTGCCAAACCGCATGAGTGTCCAGTGTGTCGGAAGAGATTCAGTGATAGAGGAAATATGAAGTCTCACGTATTACTGCATTCGGGTGACAGACCTcacgaatgtccagagtgtgggaagagattcagtctgctTCGAAATATGAGGAGGCACATGTTGGTGCATTCAGGTgctaaacctcatgaatgtccagagtgtggaaagagattcagtgatcgtggaaatatgaagtctcacatattggtgcattcacgtgctaaacctcatgagtgtcctgagtgtgggaagagattcagtgataGTGAAAATATGAAGTCTCACatattagtgcattcaggtgtcaAACCTcacgaatgtccagagtgtggaaagaaatTCAGTCATCGTGGAAGAATGAAGTCTCATAtggtagtgcattcaggtgacaaacctcacgagtgttcagagtgtgggaagagattcagtcagcttggaaatatgaggaggcacatgttggtgcattcaggtgccgaacctcatgaatgtccagtgtgtgggaagagattcagtcagcttgtaagtatgaagactcacatgttagtgcattcaggtgccaATTAA